From the genome of Miscanthus floridulus cultivar M001 chromosome 10, ASM1932011v1, whole genome shotgun sequence, one region includes:
- the LOC136488764 gene encoding uncharacterized mitochondrial protein AtMg00810-like produces the protein MKGQETKVLHLIKALYGLRQAPRAWYSKLDESLIKLGFRRSTSEHAVYLRGVGARRLIVGVYVDDLVITGGDPRDISTFKEEMKATFKMSDLGLLRYYLGLEVKQSESGITICQSSYAAKILEGAGLTGCNPSHTPMESRLKLSKSSSAPAVDPTSYRSIVGSLRYLMNSRPDLAYSVGYLSRFMESPTAEHMVAIKRVLRYIAGTLHYGCYYQREKEAQLTGFSDSDLAGDLDTRKSTTGVLFFLGSSLITWQSQKQRVVALSSCEAEYIAATTAACQGIWLARLLAELKGEKVRSITLKMDSESAIQLSKNPVFHDRSKHIDVRYHFIRECVEENRVKLQSVRTAEELADILTKALGPQQFCELRSKIGVIDVQTVNKA, from the coding sequence ATGAAAGGCCAAGAGACGAAGGTGCTGCACCTGATCAAGGCCCTCTACGGACTCCGTCAAGCGCCCCGAGCCTGGTACTCCAAGCTCGACGAGTCCCTGATCAAGCTCGGCTTCAGGCGCAGCACGTCCGAGCATGCGGTCTACCTCCGTGGTGTGGGCGCACGACGCCTCATCGTTGGAGTCTATGTGGATGATCTGGTGATCACCGGAGGGGATCCACGCGACATCAGCACCTTCAAGGAGGAAATGAAGGCGACATTCAAGATGAGTGACCTTGGGCTCCTGCGCTATTACCTTGGGCTGGAGGTGAAGCAGTCAGAGAGCGGCATCACAATATGTCAGAGTTCCTATGCTGCAAAGATTCTGGAGGGTGCCGGTCTGACAGGATGCAATCCAAGCCACACTCCCATGGAGTCAAGGCTTAAGCTCAGTAAGTCTAGCTCAGCCCCTGCCGTCGACCCCACGTCTTACAGAAGCATTGTGGGCTCTCTTCGTTACTTGATGAATTCAAGGCCAGATTTGGCATATTCAGTGGGGTATCTCAGTAGGTTCATGGAGAGTCCTACTGCTGAGCACATGGTGGCCATCAAGAGAGTGTTGAGGTACATTGCAGGGACCTTGCATTATGGCTGCTATTATCAGAGGGAGAAGGAGGCACAGCTCACTGGTTTCAGTGACAGTGACCTGGCTGGTGATCTTGATACAAGAAAGAGCACAACTGGTGTCCTTTTCTTCCTCGGTTCCAGTCTAATTACCTGGCAGTCCCAGAAGCAAAGAGTGGTGGCTTTATCTTCATGTGAAGCTGAATACATCGCCGCTACTACAGCTGCTTGCCAAGGTATCTGGCTGGCTCGGTTGCTCGCTGAACTTAAGGGAGAGAAGGTCAGGAGCATCACACTAAAGATGGACAGCGAGTCTGCAATTCAGCTAAGCAAGAACCCAGTATTCCATGACCGTAGTAAACACATAGATGTGAGATATCATTTTATACGGGAGTGTGTTGAAGAAAACAGGGTGAAGCTGCAGTCTGTCAGGACAGCTGAAGAACTTGCAGACATATTGACGAAGGCATTGGGGCCTCAACAGTTCTGTGAGCTGCGCTCCAAGATCGGCGTCATCGATGTACAGACCGTGAACAAGGCTTAG